In a genomic window of Lonchura striata isolate bLonStr1 chromosome 4, bLonStr1.mat, whole genome shotgun sequence:
- the REST gene encoding RE1-silencing transcription factor, with amino-acid sequence MATQVLGQSGGNSLFPGSSNIGMALSSDMYDLQDLSKAELAAPQLIMLANVALTGEVNGNCCDYLVGEERQMAELTTVGDSNFSDSDGEGMEDTQAAESDREAPENVELSSLEVPSVESQGPAACSPPKAPSADKDASLEAPGTPESTEDKCKNLKSKPFRCKPCQYEAESEEEFVHHIRVHSAKKFFVEENAEKQAQVKESDSCTAEEVDFSKGPIRCDRCGYNTNRYDHYLAHLKHHNKAGENERVYKCTICTYTTVSEYHWKKHLRNHFPRKVYTCSECSYFSDRKNNYIQHIRTHTGERPYQCAMCPYSSSQKTHLTRHMRTHSGEKPFKCDQCSYVASNQHEVTRHARQVHNGPKPLICPHCNYKTADRSNFKKHVELHINPRQFLCPVCDYAASKKCNLQYHIKSRHPDCSDITMDVSKVKLRTKKSEADFSESGNDKVEKEPTKGDSAAKKTEKIVKVEKKDNSAKEKKSVSNVSAGQVTTRSRKSASENKEVDIKTEKSTEKTCKTKKVKRKAETEATSSKQEPANDTSVVTKKKKKVEAKPRDFQEAQKSDVAPEEEPKKQNCCVKKNRKKKALKIKHSKKSSKLDQEKTEEEEMPDEYPVTEKDGGVKLDTEGSDEKERDSTDTVALNSNGDHTLREESTDPKGNCIQGPGQLCLPAQDANTECEVKDQEMPAAVGESEDTGGAKEEERWVDKGEDTCSEESSHTASSGKSLDVLMDVAPDLAPEKEPEKTVAETETNSSLMDLTKTCLPATESTGDAVPAPVPAEGCTQSPKVALSLPRDNTAVNESQEMDEDEGIHSHEGSDISDDISEGSDDSGLNGARSVQEETSPKMSQGAPDTTVARENYVCIFCDRSFKKEGEYSKHLNRHLVNVYYLEKAAKGQE; translated from the exons ATGGCAACTCAAGTGCTGGGACAGTCTGGTGGGAACAGCCTCTTTCCTGGCAGTTCTAATATTGGCATGGCATTGTCCAGTGACATGTATGACTTACAGGACCTTTCTaaagctgagctggcagctcctcaGCTTATTATGTTGGCAAATGTGGCCTTGACAGGAGAAGTTAATGGCAATTGCTGTGATTACCTGGTTGGAGAAGAAAGACAAATGGCAGAACTGACAACGGTGGGAGACAGCAACTTCTCAGATAGTGATGGAGAGGGTATGGAAGATACCCAGGCTGCAGAGAGTGACCGTGAGGCACCTGAAAATGTGGAGTTAAGCTCCCTTGAGGTTCCTAGTGTGGAAAGTCAAGGTCCAGCTGCTTGTTCCCCTCCTAAGGCTCCCAGTGCGGACAAAGATGCCTCATTGGAAGCACCGGGTACTCCAGAAAGCACAGAGGACAAGTGTAAGAACTTGAAGAGCAAACCATTTCGTTGTAAGCCTTGCCAGTATGAGGCAGAGTCGGAAGAGGAGTTTGTGCATCATATCAGGGTTCATAGTGCTAAGAAATTCTTTGtagaagaaaatgcagaaaagcaaGCACAGGTGAAGGAGTCTGATTCCTGCACTGCAGAAGAGGTGGATTTCTCTAAGGGCCCAATCCGTTGTGATCGCTGTGGCTATAACACTAACAGATATGATCACTATCTTGCTCACTTGAAGCATCACAACAAAGCAGGGGAAAATGAGAGAGTCTACAAGTGTACCATATGCACATACACTACTGTCAGTGAATATCACTGGAAAAAACACCTAAGAAATCATTTTCCCAGGAAAGTGTATACCTGTTCAGAGTGCTCCTATTTTTCAGACAGGAAGAACAATTATATTCAACATATTCGAACTCACACAG GGGAGCGACCCTACCAATGTGCGATGTGTCCTTATTCCAGCTCTCAGAAGACCCATTTAACCAGACACATGCGCACCCACTCAG GTGAGAAGCCATTCAAATGTGACCAGTGCAGCTACGTGGCCTCAAACCAGCACGAAGTGACTCGTCATGCGAGACAAGTGCACAACGGGCCGAAGCCTCTGATCTGCCCGCACTGTAACTACAAAACCGCTGACCGCAGTAACTTCAAAAAGCACGTTGAGCTCCACATCAACCCGCGCCAGTTTCTCTGCCCTGTTTGTGATTATGCAGCGTCTAAAAAATGTAACCTGCAGTATCACATCAAGTCCAGGCATCCTGATTGTTCTGACATCACCATGGATGTCTCGAAGGTGAAGCTACGGACTAAAAAGAGCGAAGCTGACTTTTCTGAGAGCGGCAATGACAAAGTGGAGAAGGAACCAACAAAAGGGGActcagctgcaaagaaaacagagaaaattgtGAAGGTGGAGAAAAAAGATAATTCGGCAAAGGAAAAGAAGTCAGTAAGCAATGTTTCTGCAGGCCAGGTGACAACCAGAAGTCGGAAATCAGCTTCAGAAAACAAGGAGGTGGATATTAAAACTGAGAAAAGTACTGAGAAAACATGTAAAACAAAGAAGGTCAAAAGAAAGGCAGAGACTGAAGCAACTTCCTCAAAGCAAGAGCCTGCAAATGATACCTCAGTagtaacaaaaaagaaaaagaaagtggaaGCTAAACCCAGAGACTTCCAGGAAGCTCAAAAAAGTGATGTTGCACCAGAGGAAGAGCCTAAAAAGCAAAATTGTTGCgtcaagaaaaacagaaaaaagaaagctcTGAAAATTAAGCACAGTAAAAAAAGCAGTAAACTTGATCAGGAAAAGACTGAGGAAGAGGAGATGCCAGATGAGTATCCTGTCACAGAAAAAGATGGAGGTGTGAAGCTGGACACTGAGGGCAGTGACGAGAAGGAGCGAGATTCCACTGACACAGTGGCATTAAACAGCAATGGTGATCATACTCTCAGGGAGGAGAGCACTGATCCCAAAGGAAACTGCATCCAAGGCCCAGGGCAGCTTTGTCTGCCAGCTCAGGATGCAAACACAGAATGTGAGGTAAAGGACCAAGAAATGCCTGCAGCAGTAGGAGAGAGTGAAGACACTGGTGGTGCAAAAGAAGAGGAGAGATGGGTGGACAAAGGGGAAGACACTTGCTCTGAGGAATCTTCCCATACAGCATCTTCTGGAAAAAGCTTGGATGTACTCATGGATGTGGCACCAGATCTGGCACCTGAGAAGGAGCCAGAGAAAACTGTGGCAGAAACTGAGACTAACTCAAGCCTGATGGACCTGACCAAGACATGCCTGCCAGCAACAGAGTCAACAGGAgatgctgtgccagcacctGTGCCTGCAGAAGGGTGTACACAAAGCCCGAAAGTGGCTCTGTCCTTACCTCGGGATAACACAGCTGTGAATGAATCTCAGGAAATGGATGAGGACGAGGGCATCCACAGCCATGAAGGCAGTGACATCAGTGACGACATATCAGAAGGAAGCGATGACTCGGGGTTGAATGGTGCTCGCTCTGTACAAGAGGAAACAAGTCCAAAGATGTCACAAGGAGCTCCAGACACCACGGTGGCCAGGGAGAACTATGTGTGCATTTTTTGTGACCGCTCATTTAAAAAGGAGGGTGAATACAGCAAGCACCTCAACAGGCACTTAGTTAATGTGTATTATCTTGAGAAGGCAGCAAAAGGGCAGGAGTAG